A window of the Schistocerca nitens isolate TAMUIC-IGC-003100 chromosome 5, iqSchNite1.1, whole genome shotgun sequence genome harbors these coding sequences:
- the LOC126260066 gene encoding transcription initiation factor TFIID subunit 11-like isoform X1 has product MAATRALLLVAIGVAAFCLLATAAPAEETRPAEESGPVLTAAAPPQTAGKTQESDESKESDEDKKTRRAADDDGDDDDDRRKRRAAGDDGDDDDDRRKRSAESAEDLSDSRDLDDSDEDGARKRSTESAEDLSDSRDLDDSDEAGARKRRGAGKPEKKHKRAAASDDSDSDSDDD; this is encoded by the exons GTGGCGATCGGCGTCGCGGCGTTTTGCTTACTGGCGACAGCTGCTCCCGCCGAGGAAACAAG GCCGGCGGAGGAGAGTGGCCCAGTCCTGACCGCAGCGGCACCGCCACA GACCGCGGGCAAGACACAGGAAAGCGACGAGTCGAAAGAAAGCGACGAGGACAAGAAGACGAG GAGAGCAGCTGACGAcgatggtgatgatgacgatgacaggAGAAAGAG GAGAGCAGCGGGCGAcgatggtgatgatgacgatgacaggAGAAAGAG GTCGGCAGAGAGCGCCGAGGACCTCTCCGACTCCAGGGACCTCGACGACAGTGACGAAGATGGTGCCAGGAAGAG GTCGACAGAGAGCGCCGAGGACCTCTCCGACTCCAGGGACCTCGACGACAGTGACGAGGCTGGTGCCAGGAAGAG GCGTGGAGCAGGAAAGCCCGAAAAGAAACACAA GCGGGCAGCGGCCTCTGACGATTCGGATTCAGACTCCGACGACGACTAG
- the LOC126260066 gene encoding uncharacterized protein LOC126260066 isoform X3 — protein MAATRALLLVAIGVAAFCLLATAAPAEETRPAEESGPVLTAAAPPQTAGKTQESDESKESDEDKKTRRAAGDDGDDDDDRRKRSAESAEDLSDSRDLDDSDEDGARKRSTESAEDLSDSRDLDDSDEAGARKRRGAGKPEKKHKRAAASDDSDSDSDDD, from the exons GTGGCGATCGGCGTCGCGGCGTTTTGCTTACTGGCGACAGCTGCTCCCGCCGAGGAAACAAG GCCGGCGGAGGAGAGTGGCCCAGTCCTGACCGCAGCGGCACCGCCACA GACCGCGGGCAAGACACAGGAAAGCGACGAGTCGAAAGAAAGCGACGAGGACAAGAAGACGAG GAGAGCAGCGGGCGAcgatggtgatgatgacgatgacaggAGAAAGAG GTCGGCAGAGAGCGCCGAGGACCTCTCCGACTCCAGGGACCTCGACGACAGTGACGAAGATGGTGCCAGGAAGAG GTCGACAGAGAGCGCCGAGGACCTCTCCGACTCCAGGGACCTCGACGACAGTGACGAGGCTGGTGCCAGGAAGAG GCGTGGAGCAGGAAAGCCCGAAAAGAAACACAA GCGGGCAGCGGCCTCTGACGATTCGGATTCAGACTCCGACGACGACTAG
- the LOC126260066 gene encoding polyribonucleotide nucleotidyltransferase-like isoform X2, which yields MAATRALLLVAIGVAAFCLLATAAPAEETRPAEESGPVLTAAAPPQTAGKTQESDESKESDEDKKTRRAADDDGDDDDDRRKRSAESAEDLSDSRDLDDSDEDGARKRSTESAEDLSDSRDLDDSDEAGARKRRGAGKPEKKHKRAAASDDSDSDSDDD from the exons GTGGCGATCGGCGTCGCGGCGTTTTGCTTACTGGCGACAGCTGCTCCCGCCGAGGAAACAAG GCCGGCGGAGGAGAGTGGCCCAGTCCTGACCGCAGCGGCACCGCCACA GACCGCGGGCAAGACACAGGAAAGCGACGAGTCGAAAGAAAGCGACGAGGACAAGAAGACGAG GAGAGCAGCTGACGAcgatggtgatgatgacgatgacaggAGAAAGAG GTCGGCAGAGAGCGCCGAGGACCTCTCCGACTCCAGGGACCTCGACGACAGTGACGAAGATGGTGCCAGGAAGAG GTCGACAGAGAGCGCCGAGGACCTCTCCGACTCCAGGGACCTCGACGACAGTGACGAGGCTGGTGCCAGGAAGAG GCGTGGAGCAGGAAAGCCCGAAAAGAAACACAA GCGGGCAGCGGCCTCTGACGATTCGGATTCAGACTCCGACGACGACTAG